The sequence TCGAAAGGAACGCTAATACCGCATACGTCCTACGGGAGAAAGTGGGGGATCTTCGGACCTCACGCTATCAGATGAGCCTAGGTCGGATTAGCTAGTAGGTGAGGTAATGGCTCACCTAGGCGACGATCCGTAACTGGTCTGAGAGGATGATCAGTCACACTGGAACTGAGACACGGTCCAGACTCCTACGGGAGGCAGCAGTGGGGAATATTGGACAATGGGCGAAAGCCTGATCCAGCCATGCCGCGTGTGTGAAGAAGGTCTTCGGATTGTAAAGCACTTTAAGTTGGGAGGAAGGGCAGTAAGTTAATACCTTGCTGTTTTGACGTTACCAACAGAATAAGCACCGGCTAACTTCGTGCCAGCAGCCGCGGTAATACGAAGGGTGCAAGCGTTAATCGGAATTACTGGGCGTAAAGCGCGCGTAGGTGGTTTGGTAAGATGGATGTGAAATCCCCGGGCTCAACCTGGGAACTGCATCCATAACTGCCTGACTAGAGTACGGTAGAGGGTGGTGGAATTTCCTGTGTAGCGGTGAAATGCGTAGATATAGGAAGGAACACCAGTGGCGAAGGCGACCACCTGGACTGATACTGACACTGAGGTGCGAAAGCGTGGGGAGCAAACAGGATTAGATACCCTGGTAGTCCACGCCGTAAACGATGTCGACTAGCCGTTGGAATCCTTGAGATTTTAGTGGCGCAGCTAACGCGATAAGTCGACCGCCTGGGGAGTACGGCCGCAAGGTTAAAACTCAAATGAATTGACGGGGGCCCGCACAAGCGGTGGAGCATGTGGTTTAATTCGAAGCAACGCGAAGAACCTTACCTGGCCTTGACATGTCCGGAATCTTGCAGAGATGCGAGAGTGCCTTCGGGAATCGGAACACAGGTGCTGCATGGCTGTCGTCAGCTCGTGTCGTGAGATGTTGGGTTAAGTCCCGTAACGAGCGCAACCCTTGTCCTTAGTTACCAGCACGTTATGGTGGGCACTCTAAGGAGACTGCCGGTGACAAACCGGAGGAAGGTGGGGATGACGTCAAGTCATCATGGCCCTTACGGCCAGGGCTACACACGTGCTACAATGGTCGGTACAGAGGGTTGCCAAGCCGCGAGGTGGAGCTAATCCCATAAAACCGATCGTAGTCCGGATCGCAGTCTGCAACTCGACTGCGTGAAGTCGGAATCGCTAGTAATCGTGAATCAGAATGTCACGGTGAATACGTTCCCGGGCCTTGTACACACCGCCCGTCACACCATGGGAGTGGGTTGCTCCAGAAGTAGCTAGTCTAACCGCAAGGGGGACGGTTACCACGGAGTGATTCATGACTGGGGTGAAGTCGTAACAAGGTAGCCGTAGGGGAACCTGCGGCTGGATCACCTCCTTAATCGAAGATCCCGGCTTTCTCATAAGCTCCCACACGAATTGCTTGATTCACTGGTAAAGCGACGGTTAGGCAACCCTATATGGGTCTGTAGCTCAGTCGGTTAGAGCGCACCCCTGATAAGGGTGAGGTCGGCAGTTCGAATCTGCCCAGACCCACCAATCGTTGGAAAAGAGGGGGCCATAGCTCAGCTGGGAGAGCGCCTGCTTTGCACGCAGGAGGTCAGGAGTTCGATCCTCCTTGGCTCCACCATCCACGTCGCGAAAGTTCAGACATGAATGTTCAGGGTAATGGAACATTGATGTCTGGTCTTTGTACCGGAACCGTTCTTTAAAAATTTGGGTATGTGATAGAAGTAGACTGAATAATCTCTTTCACTGGTGATTATTCAAGTCAAGGTAAAATTTGCGAGTTCAAGCGCGAATTTTCGGCGAATGTCGTCTTCACGTTCGAGACGTATAACCAGATTGCTTGGGGTTATATGGTCAAGTGAAGAAGCGCATACGGTGGATGCCTTGGCAGTCAGAGGCGATGAAAGACGTGGTAGCCTGCGATAAGCTTCGGGGAGTCGGCAAACAGACTTTGATCCGGAGATCTCTGAATGGGGGAACCCACCCAGCATAAGCTGGGTATCTTGCACTGAATACATAGGTGTAAGAGGCGAACCAGGGGAACTGAAACATCTAAGTACCCTGAGGAAAAGAAATCAACCGAGATTCCCTTAGTAGTGGCGAGCGAACGGGGACTAGCCCTTAAGCTTCTTTGAATCTAACAGAACGCTCTGGAAAGTGCGGCCATAGTGGGTGATAGCCCCGTATGTGAAAGGTTCTTGGAAGTGAAATCGAGTAGGACGGAGCACGAGAAACTTTGTCTGAATATGGGGGGACCATCCTCCAAGGCTAAATACTACTGACTGACCGATAGTGAACCAGTACCGTGAGGGAAAGGCGAAAAGAACCCCGGAGAGGGGAGTGAAATAGAACCTGAAACCGTATGCGTACAAGCAGTGGGAGCCTACTTTGTTAGGTGACTGCGTACCTTTTGTATAATGGGTCAGCGACTTATATTCAGTGGCGAGCTTAACCGAATAGGGAAGGCGTAGCGAAAGCGAGTCTTAATAGGGCGTTTAGTCGCTGGGTATAGACCCGAAACCGGGCGATCTATCCATGAGCAGGTTGAAGGTTAGGTAACACTGACTGGAGGACCGAACCCACTCCCGTTGAAAAGGTAGGGGATGACTTGTGGATCGGAGTGAAAGGCTAATCAAGCTCGGAGATAGCTGGTTCTCCTCGAAAGCTATTTAGGTAGCGCCTCACGTATCACTCCAGGGGGTAGAGCACTGTTTCGGCTAGGGGGTCATCCCGACTTACCAAACCGATGCAAACTCCGAATACCTGGAAGTGTCAGCGTGGGAGACACACGGCGGGTGCTAACGTCCGTCGTGAAAAGGGAAACAACCCAGACCGTCAGCTAAGGTCCCAAAGTTATGGTTAAGTGGTAAACGATGTGGGAAGGCTTAGACAGCTAGGAGGTTGGCTTAGAAGCAGCCACCCTTTAAAGAAAGCGTAATAGCTCACTAGTCGAGTCGGCCTGCGCGGAAGATGTAACGGGGCTCAAACCATACACCGAAGCTACGGGTGCATCGCAAGATGTGCGGTAGAGGAGCGTTCTGTAAGCCTGTGAAGGTGAGTTGAGAAGCTTGCTGGAGGTATCAGAAGTGCGAATGCTGACATGAGTAACGACAATGGGAGTGAAAAACTCCCACGCCGAAAGACCAAGGGTTCCTGCGCAACGTTAATCGACGCAGGGTTAGTCGGTCCCTAAGGCGAGGCTGAAGAGCGTAGTCGATGGGAAACAGGTTAATATTCCTGTACTTCTAGTTACTGCGATGGAGGGACGGAGAAGGCTAGGCCAGCTTGGCGTTGGTTGTCCAAGTTTAAGGTGGTAGGCAGAGATCTTAGGTAAATCCGGGGTCTTAATGCCGAGAGCTGATGACGAGCGTTCTTTTAGAACGTGAAGTGGTTGATGCCATGCTTCCAGGAAAAGCTTCTAAGCTTCAGGTAACTAGGAACCGTACCCCAAACCGACACAGGTGGTTGGGTAGAGAATACCAAGGCGCTTGAGAGAACTCGGGTGAAGGAACTAGGCAAAATGGCACCGTAACTTCGGGAGAAGGTGCGCCGGTGAGGGTGAAGTATTTACTACGTAAGCCCATGCCGGTCGAAGATACCAGGCCGCTGCGACTGTTTATTAAAAACACAGCACTCTGCAAACACGAAAGTGGACGTATAGGGTGTGACGCCTGCCCGGTGCCGGAAGGTTAATTGATGGGGTTAGCGAAAGCGAAGCTCTTGATCGAAGCCCCGGTAAACGGCGGCCGTAACTATAACGGTCCTAAGGTAGCGAAATTCCTTGTCGGGTAAGTTCCGACCTGCACGAATGGCGTAACGATGGCGGCGCTGTCTCCACCCGAGACTCAGTGAAATTGAAATCGCTGTGAAGATGCAGTGTATCCGCGGCTAGACGGAAAGACCCCGTGAACCTTTACTGTAGCTTTGCACTGGACTTTGAGCCTGCTTGTGTAGGATAGGTGGGAGGCTTTGAAGCGTGGACGCCAGTTCGCGTGGAGCCATCCTTGAAATACCACCCTGGCATGCTTGAGGTTCTAACTCTGGTCCGTTATCCGGATCGAGGACAGTGTATGGTGGGCAGTTTGACTGGGGCGGTCTCCTCCTAAAGAGTAACGGAGGAGTACGAAGGTGCGCTCAGACCGGTCGGAAATCGGTCGTAGAGTATAAAGGCAAAAGCGCGCTTGACTGCGAGACAGACACGTCGAGCAGGTACGAAAGTAGGTCTTAGTGATCCGGTGGTTCTGTATGGAAGGGCCATCGCTCAACGGATAAAAGGTACTCCGGGGATAACAGGCTGATACCGCCCAAGAGTTCATATCGACGGCGGTGTTTGGCACCTCGATGTCGGCTCATCACATCCTGGGGCTGAAGCCGGTCCCAAGGGTATGGCTGTTCGCCATTTAAAGTGGTACGCGAGCTGGGTTTAGAACGTCGTGAGACAGTTCGGTCCCTATCTGCCGTGGACGTTTGAGATTTGAGAGGGGCTGCTCCTAGTACGAGAGGACCGGAGTGGACGAACCTCTGGTGTTCCGGTTGTCACGCCAGTGGCATTGCCGGGTAGCTATGTTCGGAATAGATAACCGCTGAAAGCATCTAAGCGGGAAACTAGCCTCAAGATGAGATCTCACTGGGAACTTGATTCCCCTAAAGGGCCGTCGAAGACTACGACGTTGATAGGTTGGGTGTGTAAGCGCTGTGAGGCGTTGAGCTAACCAATACTAATTGCCCGTGAGGCTTGACCATATAACACCCAAACAATTTGTGTGTTAGACGGTGAAGTCGACGAACCGAAAGTTCGTGAGAACCGCAAATACCTGTCACATACCCGAATCGGGATGAGCGTGTGCGCAAGCCACGAGCGTCCGAAAGAATTGCTTGACGACCATAGAGCGTTGGAACCACCTGATCCCATCCCGAACTCAGAAGTGAAACGATGCATCGCCGATGGTAGTGTGGAGTTTCTCCATGTGAGAGTAGGTCATCGTCAAGCACCTATCCCAAAGCCCCTGATCAGCGAAAGCTGGTCGGGGGTTTTGCTTTGCGCGCGGAAAAATTTCGAGTGTCGAAGCGCAAAGCGCGAGCTCGTGTTTGCATTGCTGGAATGCGGCGGCGGAACGGCACGAATACCTCCCTGTCTTGTGCGTAGGCAAGGCGGTAGCGCCTCTATATTATTTGCGCCTGGTTGTAATGGGGCATGACATGCAGACATTGCTGAAATTGCTGGGCGATGGAAGGTTCCATTCCGGCGAGGAGCTGGGGGCGGCCTTGCAGGTCAGTCGCAGCGCGGTTTGGAAGCGGCTGCAGAACCTGGAGCGCGAATACGGCGTGGTTGTGCAGTCGGTGCGCGGACGCGGCTATCGCCTGGCTGAGCCGTTAATCCCCATTGACCCGCAGCAGGTGCAAGCGCCCTGGCCGATAGAGGTGCAGTTCTCGGTCGACTCCACCAATGCCGAGGTGATGCGGCGTCTGGATGCGGGGGCGTCCACGCCGTTCGCTGTAGTTGCTGAGCGGCAAACGGCTGGCCGAGGTCGGCGAGGTCGCGCCTGGGTTAGCCCCTTCGGCGCCAATCTGTATTGCACGCTGGGTATTTCGGTGCGGGGTGGGCCTAAAGAGCTCGAAGGTTTGAGCCTGGTTGTCGGTCTAGCCGTCGTGCGGGCTATTCAGTCGCTCGGTATCGGTGGGGTAGGGCTCAAGTGGCCCAACGACATTCTGCTCGATGGGCGAAAGCTTGCCGGAATTCTGCTTGAGCTTACGGGTGATCCCGCTGATCTATGCAGTGTCGCCATAGGCATTGGTATCAATGTGAACATGCGTGCGGCCGACGCAATTGATCAGCCCTGGACATCCTTGCGGGCATCGTCCGGTATGGTTGTGGATCGCAATCTGCTGCTGTCGGCGCTGAGCCGGGAGCTCGAACGGCATCTGGCTCGGCATCGCGCGCAGGGTTTCGCAGCCAGCCAGGCTGAGTGGGAGTCTTTCCATCTCTGGCAAGGGCGTGAGGTTTGTCTGTCCACTGCTTCCAAGCAGATTGTCGGTCGTGCCCTCGGGATTGATGAACAGGGCGCGTTGCGCCTGGAAGTCGACGGTGTCGAGAGCCGCTTCAGCGGTGGTGAGTTGAGCCTGAGGTTGTCTGATGATTCTTGAACTGGACTGGGGCAATAGCCTGATCAAGTGGCGTGTCATTGATGCGCGCGATCAGAAGTCTTTGGCTGCGGGGGTGGCTGATTCTGATGCTGCTCTGCTTGAGCAGCTGCAGGGGCAAGCCGGTCTTGCATTGGCGCGCGGGCGGATGGTCAGCGTGCGCAGTGAGCAGGAGACCCAGTCCCTGGTCTCGAGCTTGAATCAGGCTTTTGCCATCGACGTTCGCGTTGCAGAGTCGGCGGAAGAGCTGGCTGGCGTACGCAACGGCTATCGCGACTACCAGAGGCTTGGCCTTGATCGCTGGCTGGCTCTGGTTGCAGGTTACCGCATCGCCGGTGGGGCTTGCCTGGTGCTCGACCTGGGGACGGCGGTGACATCCGATCTGGTGGATGCCGCGGGGCAGCACCTTGGTGGCTATATCTGTCCCGGCGTGCCGCTGATGCGCAGCCAACTGCGCACTCATACCCGACGAATTCGCTATGACGATGCAACGGCTCAAGTGGCAGCCCAGGAGCTTTCTCCCGGGCGGGAGACTGCTGAGGCGGTCGAACGTGGCTGCCTGCTGATGTTGCGTGGCTTCGTTCGTGAGCAGTACTTGCTTGCACGGGACTTGTTGGGAGGCGAGTGCGCTGTCTTTCTGACTGGTGGGGATGCTGAGTTGGTCAAGGATGAGTTGCCGCAAGCGCAGGTTCTCTCCGATCTGGTATTTGCCGGGTTGGCGCTCGCCTGCCCGCTGGAGTAGTGCCTCAGATGCGTTGGTTTTTCCTGTTCCTCCTGGTGCTGAACGTCTTCTATTTCGTCTGGCACCAGCAGCAGACACCGTTGCGCGCGAAAGAAATCGCGCCACTCGCCCTTTATCGAAGCGAGCAGAAGAATATTCGTCTGCTAAGCGAGTCGCCTGAATCTGCGCCTAAGCGGCCGTCAGCGCCGCAGGCGCAGGTCGGCGCGCCGCAGGCGGGCGCATGCCTGTACTTCGGGCCGTTCTATGACGAAAGTCGCGCCAAGGCTCTGGAGCAGCGCCTGACCAGCCTGGACATCCAGGCCAGCAGGCAGAAGGTCGATAGCGGGGTGGGTGCGGATTACTGGGTGTATCTGCCGCCCCTCGCATCGCGCCAGGCCTCCCTCCTTCAATTGCGCGAGTTGCAAGCGCGCAAAATCGACAGCTACATCATTACCGAGGGTGATCTGACTGACGGGATCTCTCTTGGCTTCTTCCAAAGCCAGGATTCGGCTGGTGCCGTGGTGGAGCGATTGAAGGGGGTGGGCTACGAGGCGCAAGTCCGGGAAATGGCGCGCAACCAGCACGATATCTGGATCCAGATATCCCCCGAGAGCCGTCGTCTTGCCGATGATGGACTGGTCCATCAGCTGGTCTCCGACTTCCCTGAACTGCAACAGCAAACAATGCCGTGCAAAAGTGTTGCATCGGGAAATTAGTTTGATAGAATGGCGCCCGCTTCGCAGGGGGGACCCGAAAGGGGATTTTCTCGAAGTCGCTGTTAAGGAGCTAAGCTCAAGTTTTTTAAAGAAAAACTCTTGACAGCGCGGTGGCAGACTGTAGAATGCCGCCTCACTCGGAGGGGTTCCCGAGCGGCCAAAGGGATCAGACTGTAAATCTGACGTCTCAGACTTCGAAGGTTCGAATCCTTCCCCCTCCACCAGTTTCAAGCGTGAGCCGCAAGCTCCGCGGGTATAGTTCAGTGGTAGAACCTCAGCCTTCCAAGCTGATGATGCGGGTTCGATTCCCGCTACCCGCTCCAAGTTTGTTGCTGATGTCTTGCTCATGTAGCTCAGCTGGTAGAGCACACCCTTGGTAAGGGTGAGGTCAGCGGTTCAAATCCGCTCATGAGCTCCACTTCACAAAGGCAGATATGAAAGTATCTGCCTTTGTTTTATCGGTGATGTGGCTTTCTCAATTCCTAGTGGGAGATGGTCAAAATGGCTAAAGAGAAGTTTGAACGTAACAAACCGCACGTCAACGTTGGCACCATCGGTCACGTTGACCACGGTAAAACCACTCTGACCGCTGCTCTGACCAAAGTCTGCTCCGAGACCTGGGGCGGTTCCGCTCGCGCTTTCGACCAGATCGACAACGCTCCGGAAGAAAAAGCTCGCGGCATCACCATCAACACCTCGCACGTAGAGTACGACTCGGCTGTTCGTCACTACGCGCACGTTGACTGCCCCGGCCACGCCGACTACGTGAAGAACATGATCACCGGTGCTGCCCAGATGGACGGCGCGATCCTGGTCTGCTCGGCTGCTGACGGCCCCATGCCGCAAACCCGTGAGCACATCCTGCTGTCCCGTCAGGTAGGCGTTCCTTACATCGTCGTGTTCCTGAACAAGGCCGACATGGTTGACGACGCCGAGCTGCTGGAACTGGTCGAGATGGAAGTTCGCGACCTGCTGAGCACCTACGACTTCCCGGGTGATGACACCCCGATCGTTATCGGTTCCGCTCTGATGGCCCTGAACGGCCAGGACGACAACGAGATGGGCGTTTCCGCCGTGCGTAAGCTGGTAGAAACCCTGGACGCCTACATCCCTGAGCCGGTTCGTGCTGTTGATCAGCCGTTCCTGATGCCGATCGAAGACGTGTTCTCGATCTCGGGTCGTGGTACCGTGGTGACCGGTCGTGTTGAGCGCGGCATCGTCAAAGTGGGCGAGGAAATCGAAATCGTCGGTATCCGTCCGACCACCAAGACCACCTGCACCGGCGTTGAAATGTTCCGTAAGCTGCTCGACGAAGGTCGTGCTGGCGAGAACATCGGCGCCCTGCTGCGCGGCACCAAGCGTGAAGACGTAGAGCGTGGCCAGGTTCTGGCCAAGCCGGGCACCATCAAGCCGCACACCAAGTTCGAGTGCGAAGTGTACGTGCTGTCCAAAGAGGAAGGTGGTCGTCACACCCCGTTCTTCAAGGGCTACCGTCCGCAGTTCTACTTCCGTACCACCGACGTAACCGGCAACTGCGAACTGCCGGAAGGCGTTGAGATGGTAATGCCGGGCGACAACGTGAAAATGGTTGTCACCCTGATCGCTCCGATCGCCATGGAAGATGGCCTGCGCTTCGCGATCCGCGAAGGCGGTCGTACCGTTGGCGCCGGCGTGGTTGCCAAGATCTTCGAATAATCGATTGATCTTTCCCTATCAGGCCGGCATAATGGTCGGCCTGACTTTGTTCTAGGCCAGTAGCTCAATTGGCAGAGCGGCGGTCTCCAAAACCGCAGGTTGGGGGTTCGATTCCCTCCTGGCCTGCCAGATTCTCAAAAATGGATCTGGCATTTCTTCAACGGGATTCCTAGCAGATGAATGCGAAGGCAGAAGCCAAAGACTC is a genomic window of Pseudomonas knackmussii B13 containing:
- the birA gene encoding bifunctional biotin--[acetyl-CoA-carboxylase] ligase/biotin operon repressor BirA, with the translated sequence MQTLLKLLGDGRFHSGEELGAALQVSRSAVWKRLQNLEREYGVVVQSVRGRGYRLAEPLIPIDPQQVQAPWPIEVQFSVDSTNAEVMRRLDAGASTPFAVVAERQTAGRGRRGRAWVSPFGANLYCTLGISVRGGPKELEGLSLVVGLAVVRAIQSLGIGGVGLKWPNDILLDGRKLAGILLELTGDPADLCSVAIGIGINVNMRAADAIDQPWTSLRASSGMVVDRNLLLSALSRELERHLARHRAQGFAASQAEWESFHLWQGREVCLSTASKQIVGRALGIDEQGALRLEVDGVESRFSGGELSLRLSDDS
- a CDS encoding pantothenate kinase; its protein translation is MILELDWGNSLIKWRVIDARDQKSLAAGVADSDAALLEQLQGQAGLALARGRMVSVRSEQETQSLVSSLNQAFAIDVRVAESAEELAGVRNGYRDYQRLGLDRWLALVAGYRIAGGACLVLDLGTAVTSDLVDAAGQHLGGYICPGVPLMRSQLRTHTRRIRYDDATAQVAAQELSPGRETAEAVERGCLLMLRGFVREQYLLARDLLGGECAVFLTGGDAELVKDELPQAQVLSDLVFAGLALACPLE
- a CDS encoding SPOR domain-containing protein — protein: MRWFFLFLLVLNVFYFVWHQQQTPLRAKEIAPLALYRSEQKNIRLLSESPESAPKRPSAPQAQVGAPQAGACLYFGPFYDESRAKALEQRLTSLDIQASRQKVDSGVGADYWVYLPPLASRQASLLQLRELQARKIDSYIITEGDLTDGISLGFFQSQDSAGAVVERLKGVGYEAQVREMARNQHDIWIQISPESRRLADDGLVHQLVSDFPELQQQTMPCKSVASGN
- the tuf gene encoding elongation factor Tu; translated protein: MAKEKFERNKPHVNVGTIGHVDHGKTTLTAALTKVCSETWGGSARAFDQIDNAPEEKARGITINTSHVEYDSAVRHYAHVDCPGHADYVKNMITGAAQMDGAILVCSAADGPMPQTREHILLSRQVGVPYIVVFLNKADMVDDAELLELVEMEVRDLLSTYDFPGDDTPIVIGSALMALNGQDDNEMGVSAVRKLVETLDAYIPEPVRAVDQPFLMPIEDVFSISGRGTVVTGRVERGIVKVGEEIEIVGIRPTTKTTCTGVEMFRKLLDEGRAGENIGALLRGTKREDVERGQVLAKPGTIKPHTKFECEVYVLSKEEGGRHTPFFKGYRPQFYFRTTDVTGNCELPEGVEMVMPGDNVKMVVTLIAPIAMEDGLRFAIREGGRTVGAGVVAKIFE